The nucleotide sequence TGCTATAGGTACTTTAAAAGCCGCTCCGGCAGATGTTTTAATGGTATCGGCAGTAACGGGCGCAGCTCCTTTTTTCTGAATGATGATCCCGTCGACACCGGTACATTCGGCAGTTCTTATAATGGCACCAAAATTACGGACATCAGAAAGTTGGTCAAGTAACAAAAATAGGGGGGCTTCCTTTTTTGCAATAACTTTTTCTACAAGCTCTTCCAGTTCGTAAAAGGTAATGGGGGAGATATTGGCAACAACACCTTGATGGTTGTTTTGGGTCAGCCTGTTAAGTTTTTCGATCGGAACGTATGAGGTGTTGATTCCGTTCTTTCTAATCAATCCTTCAAGCTCACGCGATAAGTCGCCTTTAAGCCCTTTTTGAACAAAGACCTTGTCGATGGGTTCATTGGCGTTTATAGCTTCTATGACCGCCCGTATACCGTAAATTTGAGTTGTTTTGTGCATGCTTGCCTTAAATTTGTAAAAAGTGAATTTCACTTGAGGCAAAGTTAGGTTAAAACAATCAGATTGTTATGTTTTGAACAAAAAGAGGCAAGCTTTTAAAGCTTGCCTCTTCTGTTAA is from Zobellia galactanivorans and encodes:
- the rlmB gene encoding 23S rRNA (guanosine(2251)-2'-O)-methyltransferase RlmB, whose product is MHKTTQIYGIRAVIEAINANEPIDKVFVQKGLKGDLSRELEGLIRKNGINTSYVPIEKLNRLTQNNHQGVVANISPITFYELEELVEKVIAKKEAPLFLLLDQLSDVRNFGAIIRTAECTGVDGIIIQKKGAAPVTADTIKTSAGAAFKVPIAKVDHIKDAVYYLQASGISVVAATEKTDTSIYDISFSGPSAIVMGSEDRGISPSTLKAADHLAKLPLLGEIESLNVSVACAVFLYEAVRQRALPKS